A genomic stretch from Papio anubis isolate 15944 chromosome 18, Panubis1.0, whole genome shotgun sequence includes:
- the LOC101009759 gene encoding sulfotransferase 1A3 encodes MELIQDASRLPLEYVKGVPLIKCFAEALGPLQSFRAQPDDLLISTYPKSGTTWVSQILDMIYQGGDLEKCNRAPIYIRVPFLEANDPGDPSGMEMLKDTPAPRLIKSHLPLALLPQTLLDQKVKVVYVARNPKDVAVSYYHFHRMEKSHPEPGTWDSFLEKFMAGEVSYGSWYQHVQEWWELSHTHPVLYLFYEDMKENPKREIRKILEFVGRSLPEETVDLMVQHTSFREMKKNPMANYTTVPQEYMDHSISPFMRKGMTGDWKTTFTVAQNERFDEDYAEKMAGCSLSFRSEL; translated from the exons ATGGAACTGATCCAGGATGCTTCCCGCCTGCCACTGGAGTACGTGAAGGGGGTCCCGCTCATCAAGTGCTTTGCAGAGGCACTGGGACCCCTGCAGAGCTTCCGGGCCCAGCCCGATGACCTGCTCATCAGCACCTACCCCAAGTCCG gcACCACCTGGGTGAGCCAAATACTGGACATGATTTACCAGGGCGGCGACCTGGAGAAGTGTAACCGGGCTCCCATCTACATACGGGTGCCCTTCCTTGAGGCCAATGATCCAGGGGATCCCTCAG GGATGGAGATGCTGAAAGACACACCGGCCCCACGGCTCATCAAGTCACACCTGCCCTTGGCCCTGCTCCCCCAGACTCTGTTGGATCAGAAGGTTAAG GTGGTCTATGTTGCCCGAAACCCAAAGGATGTGGCGGTCTCCTACTACCACTTCCACCGTATGGAAAAGTCGCACCCTGAGCCTGGGACCTGGGACAGCTTCCTGGAGAAGTTCATGGCCGGAGAAG TGTCCTACGGGTCCTGGTACCAGCACGTGCAGGAGTGGTGGGAGCTGAGCCACACCCACCCTGTTCTCTACCTCTTCTATGAAGACATGAAGGAG AACCCCAAAAGGGAGATTCGGAAGATCCTGGAGTTTGTGGGGCGCTCCCTGCCAGAGGAGACCGTGGACCTCATGGTTCAACACACGTCATTCAGGGAGATGAAGAAGAACCCTATGGCCAACTACACCACCGTCCCCCAGGAGTACATGGACCACAGCATCTCCCCCTTCATGAGGAAAG GCATGACTGGGGACTGGAAGACCACTTTCACCGTGGCGCAGAATGAGCGCTTCGATGAGGACTATGCGGAGAAGATGGCaggctgcagcctcagcttccgcTCTGAGCTGTGA
- the LOC101010112 gene encoding LOW QUALITY PROTEIN: sulfotransferase 1A1 (The sequence of the model RefSeq protein was modified relative to this genomic sequence to represent the inferred CDS: inserted 2 bases in 1 codon; deleted 2 bases in 1 codon; substituted 1 base at 1 genomic stop codon), with product MELIQDTSSPPLDHVKGVQPSSAGTGTLQRLRARPMTAHGTTPSPVGTTWVSQILYDPAKRGXPGEVLTPIFMRVPFLEFKVPGIPSGMETLKATTPAPRLLKTPAPGSCCPTDSVMLDPERSVVYVARERSDVAVPHHLPHMAXAYPEPGTWDSPEKFMGREVSYGSWYQHVQEWWELSHTHPVLYLFYENMKENPKREIRKILEFVGRSLPEETVDLMVQHTSFKEMKKNPMANYTTIPQELMDHSISPFMRKGMAGDWKTTFTVAQNERFDEDYAEKMAGCSLSFRSEL from the exons ATGGAGCTGATCCAGGACACCTCC TCGCCGCCACTAGATCACGTGAAGGGTGTTCAGCCATCAAGTGCAGGCACTGGGACCCTGCAGAGGCTTCGGGCCCGGCCGATGACTGCTCATGGCACTACCCCAAGTCCGGTAG gGACTACCTGGGTGAGCCAGATTCTGTATGATCCTGCAAAGCGTGGCTGACCTGGAGAAGTGCTGACTCCCATCTTCATGCGGGTGCCCTTCCTTGAGTTCAAAGTCCCAGGGATTCCCTCAG GGATGGAGACTCTGAAGGCCACCACACCGGCCCCACGGCTCCTGAAGACACCTGCCCCTGGCTCCTGCTGCCCCACAGACTCTGTGATGTTGGATCCAGAGAGGTCC GTGGTCTATGTTGCCCGTGAACGCAGCGATGTGGCGGTTCCTCACCACCTACCACACATGGC GGCGTACCCTGAGCCTGGGACCTGGGACAGCCCTGAGAAGTTCATGGGTCGAGAAG TGTCCTACGGGTCCTGGTACCAGCACGTGCAGGAGTGGTGGGAGCTGAGCCACACCCACCCTGTTCTCTACCTCTTCTATGAAAACATGAAGGAG AACCCCAAAAGGGAGATTCGGAAGATCCTGGAGTTTGTGGGGCGCTCCCTGCCAGAGGAGACCGTGGACCTCATGGTTCAACACACGTCATTCAAGGAGATGAAGAAGAACCCTATGGCCAACTACACCACCATCCCCCAGGAGCTCATGGACCACAGCATCTCCCCCTTCATGAGGAAAG GCATGGCTGGGGACTGGAAAACCACC